The following are from one region of the Thermofilum sp. genome:
- a CDS encoding 3-methyl-2-oxobutanoate dehydrogenase subunit beta — protein MAHRAFPREEYLERGHAACPGCGAMLLLRHVLKALGPNTYLVIPASCTSVIAGPHPKSAFRVPVLHIAFAASAAAASGVVEALARLERPGNVVVWAGDGGTVDIGLQALSGAAERGHNFIYICYDNEAYMNTGIQKSGSTPYGAWTTTTPSGNPGFKKDLPGIMISHRVPYVATLSPAYPSDIAYKVKKAASISGGLKYLHALAPCPPGWRYEPRLTVEIAKLAVLTGMWVLYEVEKGVFRLTGPSAGLLDKSKRRPVAEYLRLQGRFSHLSQEEVEKLQREVDEKWDRIAELLEEGKR, from the coding sequence ATGGCGCACCGCGCTTTCCCTAGAGAAGAGTACTTGGAGCGGGGGCACGCGGCCTGCCCCGGCTGTGGGGCGATGCTCCTGTTACGGCACGTGCTCAAAGCGCTCGGACCCAACACGTACCTGGTGATACCCGCATCTTGCACTTCGGTAATTGCGGGCCCACACCCGAAAAGCGCTTTCCGGGTGCCGGTTCTCCACATAGCTTTCGCAGCGAGCGCGGCAGCGGCTTCCGGTGTGGTGGAGGCTTTAGCTAGGTTGGAGAGGCCTGGAAACGTCGTCGTGTGGGCCGGAGACGGGGGAACTGTCGATATAGGTCTTCAAGCGTTAAGCGGCGCCGCGGAGCGGGGCCACAACTTCATCTACATTTGCTATGATAACGAAGCGTACATGAACACGGGTATTCAGAAGTCCGGGTCGACACCTTACGGAGCATGGACTACGACCACACCGAGCGGGAACCCCGGGTTCAAGAAGGATCTTCCCGGAATCATGATCTCGCACCGCGTACCATACGTAGCCACGCTATCCCCTGCTTACCCGAGCGATATTGCTTACAAGGTCAAAAAGGCCGCGTCCATTAGCGGCGGGTTGAAGTACCTGCACGCGCTAGCCCCCTGCCCGCCGGGCTGGAGGTACGAGCCACGCCTCACAGTTGAGATTGCCAAGCTTGCGGTGCTGACCGGCATGTGGGTACTCTACGAGGTCGAGAAGGGGGTCTTCAGGCTTACGGGTCCCAGCGCCGGCCTGCTGGATAAGAGTAAGAGAAGACCTGTTGCAGAATACCTCAGGCTGCAGGGGCGCTTCTCACACCTCAGCCAGGAGGAGGTAGAGAAGCTGCAGCGCGAGGTTGACGAGAAGTGGGACAGGATTGCGGAGCTCTTAGAGGAGGGCAAGCGCTGA
- a CDS encoding 2-oxoacid:acceptor oxidoreductase family protein translates to MPSRMYEVRWHGRGGQGVVTSSELLALAALREGKAVYHAPEFGPERRGAPVRAYTRISEELIELHSGIYSPDAVVVIDPSLQKEVPLITQGLKEGGLIVVNAKVPDGQLVEAARKFSAILWYVDAYGIAMEIFGRPLYNTPMLGAFVKASGLVGIDTVLEVVRERFGRDPKLAEMNIEAVTRGYERVKKYG, encoded by the coding sequence ATGCCCAGCAGGATGTACGAAGTGAGGTGGCACGGCCGAGGAGGTCAGGGTGTTGTGACGTCCAGCGAGCTCCTTGCCCTCGCAGCGCTGCGGGAGGGTAAGGCGGTTTACCACGCGCCGGAGTTCGGACCTGAGAGAAGAGGAGCCCCGGTGAGAGCTTACACCCGCATAAGCGAGGAGCTCATAGAACTGCACTCCGGCATTTACTCTCCGGACGCGGTCGTGGTTATAGATCCGAGCCTGCAGAAAGAGGTCCCGCTGATCACTCAGGGCCTTAAGGAGGGCGGTTTGATCGTTGTGAACGCTAAGGTCCCGGACGGGCAGCTAGTAGAGGCTGCGAGAAAGTTCTCCGCTATCCTGTGGTACGTTGACGCCTACGGTATAGCGATGGAGATCTTCGGGAGGCCTTTGTACAACACTCCCATGCTGGGCGCTTTCGTGAAAGCCAGCGGACTAGTCGGCATAGATACTGTGCTCGAGGTGGTGCGCGAGAGGTTCGGCAGGGACCCTAAGCTGGCGGAAATGAATATTGAAGCGGTGACGAGGGGCTACGAAAGGGTGAAGAAGTATGGGTGA
- a CDS encoding thiamine pyrophosphate-dependent enzyme, with the protein MSTGVIRSLKEIPKEEFFAPGHRLCAGCGATQVIRFALKAVPGPKVVVNATGCVEVSTTVFPYTSWGVPWVHVAFENAPAVASGIEAAFKVLERKQGVRRPKIIVLAGDGGTFDIGFQALSGALERGHDFMFICYDNEAYMNTGIQRSGATPKGAHTTTSPAGRVIPGKLERKKNLVEIAIAHGVRYAATMNPAYPVDMYNKIAKAASFQGPTVLHYYSPCPTGWYFDPSRSIEVARLAVQTRIWPLYEYEDGRYRITVPVKEPKPIEDYFKLQGRFRHLLEPENRWLLEEIKREVEENWNRLVKLSQISQ; encoded by the coding sequence GTGAGCACCGGCGTGATTAGGTCCCTGAAAGAGATACCTAAAGAGGAATTTTTCGCTCCGGGTCACAGGCTTTGCGCTGGCTGCGGGGCGACACAGGTTATTAGGTTCGCTCTCAAGGCTGTTCCAGGACCTAAAGTCGTCGTTAACGCGACAGGCTGCGTGGAGGTTTCTACCACTGTTTTCCCGTACACAAGCTGGGGCGTCCCCTGGGTTCACGTAGCATTTGAGAATGCGCCGGCAGTGGCTAGCGGTATAGAGGCGGCGTTCAAGGTACTTGAGCGCAAGCAGGGGGTAAGGAGGCCGAAGATAATCGTGCTAGCGGGTGACGGCGGAACCTTCGACATTGGTTTCCAGGCGCTGAGCGGCGCGCTGGAGCGAGGGCACGACTTCATGTTCATCTGCTATGACAACGAAGCTTACATGAATACAGGTATCCAGAGGTCGGGTGCCACTCCGAAGGGTGCACACACGACTACAAGCCCTGCCGGCAGGGTTATTCCAGGCAAGCTAGAGAGGAAGAAAAACCTGGTTGAGATAGCGATAGCTCACGGCGTAAGGTACGCTGCAACGATGAACCCAGCGTACCCTGTCGACATGTACAACAAGATAGCTAAGGCTGCCAGCTTCCAGGGACCCACAGTGCTCCACTACTATTCCCCCTGCCCTACTGGGTGGTACTTCGACCCCTCAAGGAGCATTGAGGTTGCTCGGCTGGCTGTGCAGACCCGGATATGGCCGCTTTACGAGTACGAGGATGGGAGGTATAGGATCACGGTGCCGGTAAAGGAGCCGAAGCCCATCGAGGATTACTTCAAGCTTCAGGGACGCTTCAGGCACTTACTCGAGCCCGAGAACAGGTGGCTTCTCGAGGAGATCAAAAGAGAAGTTGAGGAGAACTGGAATAGGCTGGTAAAGCTCTCCCAGATTTCGCAGTAA
- the porD gene encoding pyruvate synthase subunit PorD, protein MGEFNPRSWKDLPVGNVIPLPKTSLQFKTGNWRAMKPVLHEEKCIRCLLCWVHCPEPSIERHEGDRVTINYDFCKGCGICANVCPVHAIEMVMEG, encoded by the coding sequence ATGGGTGAGTTTAACCCGAGAAGCTGGAAAGACCTGCCAGTGGGCAACGTTATTCCTCTGCCGAAGACAAGCCTCCAGTTTAAAACAGGCAACTGGCGGGCGATGAAACCGGTGCTTCACGAGGAGAAGTGCATAAGGTGCTTGTTATGCTGGGTTCACTGCCCTGAACCCTCCATCGAGAGGCATGAAGGTGACCGGGTCACGATAAACTACGATTTCTGCAAGGGCTGCGGTATCTGTGCTAACGTTTGCCCCGTACACGCCATCGAGATGGTCATGGAGGGGTGA
- a CDS encoding transketolase C-terminal domain-containing protein has protein sequence MSRGRLVGMNGDRAVAYAVKQAKVDVISAYPITPQTIIVESLAEYVNNGELDAAYIPVESEHSALSAAVGASLAGARVFTATSSQGLAFMWEILWIAAGLRTTIVMAMGNRALSPNINIHCSHDDAYAARDTGWMQFFAENVQEAYDLTLMAFRISEDHRVLFPSIVNLDGFILTHAAEGLRVLEDRDVDEFLPPKKPVNAIDPERPMTYGALDLIDWYMEHRKFQFEAFESTRPAIKEVFEEYGEFTGRSYSPVKTFNTEGAEVVLVALGSSAGTLRHASRELAAEGKKLGVVSLTQYRPFPVDEIRRALSEASVVGVLDRSLSFGSPAPQLFADIASALYSAKRRPLLFSAVYGLGGRDFTPQHARELFSFAQEVLRKGEAPQRSIWIGLREG, from the coding sequence TTGTCGAGAGGAAGACTTGTCGGGATGAACGGCGACAGAGCGGTCGCGTACGCGGTTAAGCAGGCGAAGGTAGACGTGATATCGGCTTACCCGATAACACCGCAGACGATTATCGTAGAGTCCCTAGCGGAGTACGTAAACAACGGAGAGCTCGACGCAGCCTATATCCCGGTTGAGAGCGAGCACAGCGCTCTCTCAGCCGCTGTAGGCGCTTCGCTGGCTGGTGCACGAGTATTTACGGCGACGAGTAGCCAAGGCTTGGCATTCATGTGGGAGATACTCTGGATAGCAGCGGGGCTCAGAACGACCATCGTGATGGCTATGGGTAACAGGGCATTATCGCCCAACATCAACATCCACTGCTCGCACGACGATGCGTACGCTGCTCGGGATACGGGGTGGATGCAGTTCTTCGCTGAGAACGTTCAAGAAGCGTACGACCTCACACTGATGGCCTTCAGGATATCGGAGGATCACCGCGTACTCTTCCCGAGCATAGTCAACCTGGATGGCTTCATCCTCACGCATGCCGCAGAGGGTCTAAGGGTTCTAGAGGATCGCGACGTAGATGAGTTCTTACCGCCGAAGAAGCCCGTGAACGCTATCGACCCTGAGAGGCCGATGACCTACGGAGCACTGGACTTGATCGACTGGTATATGGAGCACAGGAAGTTCCAGTTCGAGGCGTTCGAGTCTACAAGGCCTGCAATCAAAGAGGTCTTCGAAGAGTACGGTGAGTTTACTGGGAGAAGTTACTCCCCAGTAAAAACCTTCAACACTGAGGGCGCGGAGGTAGTTCTCGTCGCCTTAGGGTCTTCCGCGGGCACGCTGAGGCACGCCTCCCGCGAGCTAGCAGCGGAGGGGAAGAAGCTAGGGGTTGTGAGCTTAACGCAGTACAGACCTTTCCCGGTGGATGAGATTAGGAGGGCGCTGAGCGAGGCCTCAGTTGTCGGAGTTCTTGACAGGAGCTTAAGCTTCGGAAGCCCAGCACCGCAGCTTTTCGCAGACATCGCCTCAGCTCTGTACTCCGCGAAGAGAAGGCCTCTGCTCTTCAGCGCTGTCTACGGACTAGGCGGCAGAGATTTTACTCCGCAGCACGCTAGAGAGTTGTTTAGCTTCGCCCAAGAAGTCTTGAGAAAAGGTGAGGCTCCTCAGAGGAGCATCTGGATAGGGTTAAGGGAGGGGTGA
- a CDS encoding TrmJ/YjtD family RNA methyltransferase produces the protein MTAIAGSGKSCDERLREISVVFVEPLYDQNVGYLARCMKNFCFERLIVVRPRCELGIEARKYAMHAAEIVEAAFIVDSFEEVVKSHDLVACSTGVKGSGALRRYLTPKELASLLVEASGRKALVIGREDIGLTREELSACDVIVTIDANPAYPSLNASHAAAILLYEVFNAAVSPAPYRLERPARDELEAFFRTLRRLGELLGYDDQRIRGSELVVKRFLSESRVSKADLRVLFGFMGDSARVIERLLRERQGAASK, from the coding sequence GTGACCGCTATAGCGGGCAGCGGTAAAAGCTGCGATGAGAGGTTGAGAGAGATATCGGTAGTTTTCGTGGAACCTCTTTACGACCAGAACGTAGGGTACCTTGCCAGATGTATGAAGAACTTCTGCTTCGAGAGGCTTATTGTCGTTAGGCCGCGCTGCGAGCTCGGGATAGAGGCTAGGAAGTACGCGATGCATGCAGCGGAGATCGTGGAAGCCGCGTTCATTGTCGATAGCTTTGAGGAAGTGGTGAAGAGCCATGACCTGGTGGCTTGCAGCACAGGTGTGAAGGGTAGCGGGGCGCTCAGAAGGTACTTAACCCCGAAGGAACTTGCTAGCTTGCTGGTCGAGGCGAGTGGGCGTAAGGCGCTAGTTATAGGCAGAGAGGATATCGGCCTGACGCGCGAAGAGCTCTCAGCCTGCGACGTCATCGTCACTATAGATGCGAATCCCGCCTACCCATCTCTGAACGCTTCGCACGCGGCTGCCATCCTCCTGTACGAGGTCTTCAACGCAGCCGTAAGCCCTGCTCCTTACAGGCTGGAGCGTCCCGCGAGAGATGAGCTAGAGGCTTTCTTCAGGACTCTCAGGAGGCTTGGCGAACTGCTAGGTTACGATGACCAGCGCATCAGAGGAAGCGAGCTAGTAGTGAAGAGGTTTCTCTCGGAAAGCAGAGTATCTAAGGCTGACCTGAGAGTCCTCTTCGGTTTCATGGGAGATAGCGCAAGAGTTATTGAGAGGCTGCTTAGAGAGAGGCAGGGCGCTGCGAGCAAGTAA
- a CDS encoding acetyl ornithine aminotransferase family protein: MKPKIVVEPPGPQAREIARRDNELIMQSFARWYPLVARRAYGVWVEDVDGNVYLDFNSGIGVNNTGHCHPKVVEAIKKQAELLLHYSLTDFLYEPPVRLAEKLVAITPGSFPKKVFYVNSGAEAIEASLKVSRGHFRGSRPYIIAFAGSFHGRTMGALSLTSSKPVQRRHFAPLVPGVFHVPYPYCFRCPFKLRYPDCNLWCVDFIEEWLLKKYVPPEEVSAIVFEPIAGEGGYIVPPPEFFPRLRKLADKYGILLVDDEVQAGIGRTGRWFAIENWNTTPDIIAIAKGIASGMPLGAIVSRADVADLPPGSHASTFGGNPVSCAAALATLEVIEEEKLLENARRVGDFAKKRLSEIASSVSAVGDVRGIGLMIGVELVKRDGSPNPELLQATIEKAFKKGLLVIGAGLSTIRVAPPLIITQDEMETGLEILEESLREAVKEKGW; encoded by the coding sequence ATGAAGCCCAAGATAGTCGTTGAACCTCCAGGCCCTCAGGCTAGGGAGATTGCACGCCGGGATAACGAGCTGATAATGCAGAGCTTTGCGAGATGGTATCCGCTCGTCGCAAGGAGAGCCTACGGGGTGTGGGTGGAGGACGTTGACGGTAATGTGTACCTGGACTTTAACTCCGGCATCGGCGTTAACAACACGGGGCACTGCCACCCGAAAGTCGTAGAGGCCATCAAGAAGCAAGCCGAGCTCCTTCTTCATTACTCTCTCACCGACTTCCTTTACGAGCCGCCGGTGAGGCTTGCGGAGAAGCTTGTGGCGATAACGCCGGGAAGCTTCCCAAAGAAGGTTTTCTACGTGAACAGCGGTGCCGAAGCTATAGAGGCGAGCCTGAAGGTTTCGCGGGGGCACTTCCGCGGGAGCAGGCCTTACATCATCGCCTTCGCAGGCTCGTTCCACGGCAGGACGATGGGGGCGCTCAGCTTAACTTCCAGCAAGCCCGTGCAGAGGCGGCACTTCGCCCCCCTAGTTCCTGGCGTGTTTCACGTGCCCTATCCGTACTGCTTCCGCTGCCCCTTCAAGCTCAGGTACCCGGATTGCAACTTGTGGTGTGTCGACTTCATCGAGGAGTGGCTTCTCAAGAAGTATGTTCCTCCCGAGGAAGTTTCCGCGATAGTCTTCGAACCCATCGCCGGGGAAGGGGGGTACATAGTTCCGCCGCCCGAGTTCTTCCCGCGTTTACGTAAGCTTGCGGACAAGTACGGGATTCTGCTGGTTGACGACGAGGTGCAGGCAGGCATCGGCAGGACCGGGAGGTGGTTCGCCATAGAGAACTGGAACACCACCCCTGACATAATCGCTATCGCGAAAGGTATAGCGTCGGGTATGCCGCTTGGAGCTATCGTGAGCAGGGCCGACGTAGCTGACCTGCCGCCAGGCTCCCACGCAAGCACGTTCGGCGGTAACCCGGTCAGCTGCGCGGCAGCGTTAGCCACGCTGGAGGTCATCGAGGAGGAAAAACTCCTAGAAAATGCTAGGAGAGTGGGTGACTTCGCTAAGAAGAGACTAAGCGAGATCGCTTCCAGTGTAAGCGCCGTAGGAGACGTGAGGGGGATAGGCCTAATGATTGGTGTGGAGCTCGTGAAGCGGGACGGCTCGCCAAACCCCGAGCTTCTGCAAGCTACCATAGAGAAGGCGTTCAAGAAAGGCCTTTTGGTAATCGGTGCCGGCCTGAGCACCATTCGCGTCGCACCACCGCTCATCATCACGCAGGATGAGATGGAGACGGGGTTGGAGATACTCGAAGAATCCCTCCGGGAAGCGGTGAAGGAGAAAGGCTGGTAG
- a CDS encoding helix-turn-helix domain-containing protein yields MQQALVQEEILASLTETERRIVVAYLKQRGKARDLAHALGVSERTVYKALYKYRKLARERGVDPSAFYLRGSFGYQPDNGRDELQRPLLNFEGIKQEIIAELVPVIEEAVRQAVKQSLEELLSGQRGRAAAASPSASNHLKSDSDQIARLILTIEKLNENLVKFGQAITNLYSTGTPRVQQHSWQNRAHEDSLPSFVVGNPWLEVLSQRY; encoded by the coding sequence GTGCAGCAAGCTTTGGTACAGGAGGAAATACTGGCATCGCTCACAGAAACTGAGAGGAGGATCGTGGTAGCGTACCTAAAGCAGCGTGGTAAAGCTCGCGATCTCGCGCACGCGTTAGGCGTGTCCGAGCGGACGGTCTACAAAGCTCTCTACAAGTACAGGAAGCTTGCTCGAGAGCGAGGAGTAGATCCCTCCGCATTCTACCTTAGGGGGAGCTTCGGCTACCAACCCGATAACGGACGCGACGAGCTCCAGCGCCCGCTGCTGAATTTCGAAGGCATAAAGCAGGAGATTATTGCTGAGCTCGTACCCGTAATAGAGGAAGCTGTAAGGCAGGCTGTGAAACAGAGCCTAGAAGAGCTTCTCTCGGGCCAGCGCGGGCGGGCGGCAGCGGCGAGCCCCAGCGCCTCTAATCATTTAAAGAGCGACAGCGATCAAATTGCCAGGCTCATACTAACTATTGAGAAGCTTAACGAGAATCTCGTCAAGTTTGGGCAAGCGATTACCAATCTCTACTCTACCGGTACGCCACGCGTACAGCAGCATAGCTGGCAGAACCGTGCCCACGAGGACTCTCTTCCCAGCTTCGTCGTAGGCAATCCTTGGCTCGAGGTGCTATCGCAGAGATACTAG
- a CDS encoding pantetheine-phosphate adenylyltransferase, which translates to MKDCRKGAVGGTFSLLHRGHRLLLSYAALNSERLLIGVTSDEYAQSRKTHPVEPFELRALSVLLYVLTVNPEVVVEVVPIDDAYGPAVVDPELDCIFVSEETLAGALAVNLVRRLRGLKPLKIHSVEVILHEGGVKLSSTLLWKKIPAADTGSYHLNAKRHEDEPGEK; encoded by the coding sequence GTGAAGGACTGCAGGAAGGGCGCTGTAGGAGGTACGTTTTCGCTGCTCCACAGGGGTCATAGGCTCCTCTTAAGCTACGCTGCCCTGAATAGCGAGCGGCTCCTTATAGGTGTGACTAGCGACGAGTACGCTCAGAGCAGGAAGACGCACCCGGTCGAGCCCTTCGAGCTGAGAGCACTCTCAGTACTTCTTTACGTTCTCACAGTGAACCCCGAGGTGGTGGTGGAGGTAGTCCCTATAGACGATGCTTACGGACCTGCGGTAGTAGACCCGGAGCTGGACTGCATATTCGTGAGTGAAGAGACCTTGGCCGGCGCTCTTGCAGTCAACTTGGTGAGGCGGCTTCGCGGGTTAAAACCTCTTAAAATACACTCCGTCGAGGTCATCTTACACGAAGGTGGCGTTAAGCTCTCAAGCACGCTTCTCTGGAAGAAGATTCCTGCTGCCGATACGGGCTCTTACCACCTCAACGCTAAGCGCCATGAAGACGAGCCAGGCGAGAAATAG
- a CDS encoding 2-oxoacid:acceptor oxidoreductase family protein, protein MDGTFDVVWLGRGGQGGVTAALILAQAAVLRGYYALAIPFFGAERRGAPVFAYNRIAKTRILTRSRVQRGDLLAVLDSTLLRTIKPEGLLKPTGAVVVNSTRLEEELSRVAQEMYCVDALGIAEELNLRLAGIPLVNMPMVGAVARVSGLVSLDELLEATKLQVKAKLSENLKAVEEGWKLVEKCG, encoded by the coding sequence ATGGATGGAACATTTGATGTCGTCTGGCTCGGCCGCGGAGGCCAGGGAGGCGTCACCGCCGCGCTTATCCTGGCTCAGGCAGCAGTTCTTAGAGGCTACTACGCGCTCGCAATACCTTTCTTCGGGGCTGAGAGAAGGGGCGCACCTGTCTTCGCTTACAACAGGATCGCTAAGACGAGGATTCTCACCCGGTCTAGAGTTCAGCGCGGAGATTTGCTCGCGGTGCTTGACAGTACTCTACTTCGCACCATTAAGCCCGAGGGGCTCCTTAAGCCCACGGGAGCTGTAGTAGTCAACTCTACTAGGCTTGAAGAAGAGCTCTCTCGCGTAGCGCAGGAGATGTACTGTGTTGATGCACTCGGAATAGCGGAGGAGCTCAACCTTAGGCTGGCCGGCATCCCTCTAGTCAACATGCCGATGGTCGGCGCTGTGGCGCGGGTTTCAGGTCTCGTCAGCCTCGACGAGCTGCTGGAGGCTACTAAGCTGCAAGTGAAGGCCAAGCTAAGCGAGAATTTAAAAGCCGTGGAGGAGGGGTGGAAACTTGTCGAGAAGTGTGGTTGA
- a CDS encoding 4Fe-4S binding protein, protein MSRSVVEILLARPKRGVVASGGWRAERPVVDSSKCKLCGVCWLFCPDGVVEIGEEKVLIDYEYCKGCGICAHECPFGAITMVRER, encoded by the coding sequence TTGTCGAGAAGTGTGGTTGAGATTCTATTAGCGAGACCTAAAAGGGGGGTTGTAGCCTCGGGAGGCTGGAGAGCGGAAAGGCCGGTCGTTGACAGCTCTAAGTGCAAGCTCTGCGGAGTCTGCTGGCTCTTCTGCCCTGATGGCGTGGTGGAGATAGGAGAGGAGAAGGTTCTCATCGATTACGAGTACTGTAAGGGCTGTGGGATTTGCGCGCACGAGTGTCCTTTCGGAGCTATAACAATGGTGAGGGAGCGATGA
- a CDS encoding DUF2070 family protein, translating into MSDKFGELKRAYKLVFALPRSEALAATILALTLLCFLAASAVDATRSFMGAATSAALTVLVGRIVDSAIITWRRAGGFYAVFLLSSVFFLLLSGSAYPGALLAALLGFLFLSATSGPLKAALPLFSFLAALSVLAGRVAAIFSVIALGYVLVVLGGLALIDYRVKKTTGVSGIALLRGFLRYILSGEKRSLEEALAGLSSERVLNLHLFDFENSEGDLIGRIIVSEIHPGPFRDLGSSGLPREVIAAHGSLPVLYLKAPSSHAENLAFSDEVSRLVRELMQTGRAEAHYNYARIGVAARGRFRVVVLSFDHVSLAFIDPLVPMEDLSHYLSRLLSLQGVVAVDTHSMISKDYSVLEKPTTNLQEYYEVFSALAEALEKPRGEGSLRAAFKRVDYSDGISVAPGGVSCAVLSVGSLRVGIVSIDSNNVQADFKPVLLKSLERHVSVPIVASTDTHLLTGRRTGVEYYPAGSTSPDRLLSTCLECIEEAAEKLEEAKVGYTVFPFKSLYTSGDLLEEISRVSRGNVLIGIGLITLAVAASALALL; encoded by the coding sequence ATGAGCGATAAGTTCGGTGAGCTCAAGCGGGCCTACAAGCTGGTATTTGCGCTTCCTCGCAGCGAAGCGCTCGCGGCTACGATCCTGGCGCTGACCCTGCTCTGCTTTTTAGCTGCCAGCGCGGTCGACGCTACCCGTTCCTTCATGGGGGCGGCAACCAGCGCTGCTTTGACGGTTCTAGTAGGAAGAATCGTTGACAGCGCGATTATTACTTGGAGAAGGGCGGGCGGCTTCTACGCGGTATTCCTCCTATCTTCGGTATTCTTCCTGCTGCTGAGCGGGAGCGCGTATCCGGGAGCTCTCCTCGCAGCGCTGTTAGGCTTCTTGTTTCTATCCGCTACTTCAGGCCCCCTGAAGGCGGCCTTACCACTCTTCTCATTCCTGGCAGCGCTGAGCGTGCTAGCTGGCCGCGTTGCTGCTATTTTCAGCGTTATAGCCCTCGGCTACGTGCTGGTTGTTCTGGGAGGATTAGCCCTTATCGACTACAGGGTTAAGAAGACTACGGGTGTCAGCGGCATAGCGCTCTTGAGAGGATTTCTAAGGTACATACTCTCCGGTGAGAAACGCTCTCTCGAGGAGGCTCTCGCAGGTCTTTCTTCCGAGAGGGTACTGAACCTGCACCTATTTGACTTCGAGAACTCGGAAGGCGACCTCATCGGAAGGATTATCGTGTCGGAGATCCACCCCGGACCCTTCAGGGACCTAGGCAGCAGTGGGTTGCCTCGCGAGGTGATAGCAGCTCACGGATCCCTACCTGTACTCTACCTGAAAGCCCCCTCTTCGCACGCGGAGAACCTAGCCTTCTCCGACGAGGTGAGCAGGCTGGTAAGAGAGCTTATGCAAACGGGTAGGGCGGAAGCACACTACAACTACGCGCGAATCGGGGTTGCGGCAAGGGGTAGGTTCAGAGTTGTAGTGCTCTCCTTCGACCACGTGAGCCTAGCTTTCATTGACCCGCTGGTGCCAATGGAGGATCTTTCCCACTACTTGAGTAGACTGCTCTCACTTCAAGGAGTGGTGGCTGTTGATACTCACAGCATGATTTCGAAAGACTACAGTGTACTGGAAAAACCTACTACAAATCTCCAAGAATACTACGAAGTTTTTTCCGCGTTGGCAGAAGCTTTAGAGAAACCCAGGGGAGAGGGGTCCCTGCGGGCAGCCTTTAAGCGTGTAGACTACTCCGACGGCATATCTGTAGCTCCTGGAGGAGTCTCCTGCGCTGTCCTCTCAGTCGGCAGCCTCAGAGTGGGAATAGTGAGCATAGATAGCAATAACGTTCAGGCAGACTTCAAACCTGTTCTGCTGAAATCTCTCGAGAGGCATGTCAGCGTACCGATAGTGGCATCAACAGACACGCACTTGTTGACGGGACGTAGAACAGGTGTCGAGTACTACCCTGCAGGATCCACCTCGCCCGACCGGCTGCTAAGCACCTGCCTGGAGTGCATCGAAGAAGCGGCTGAAAAACTAGAAGAAGCTAAGGTAGGCTACACAGTCTTTCCATTTAAGTCGCTGTACACCAGCGGCGACCTTCTAGAAGAGATCTCTCGCGTATCGCGGGGAAACGTGCTCATAGGGATAGGGTTGATCACCCTAGCTGTAGCAGCATCAGCGCTTGCCCTCCTCTAA